The Alphaproteobacteria bacterium genomic sequence CGAGGTCGACGTAACCTTGGAGAGCGGTGCTCGGGGCCGGGCGGCCGTGCCGTCAGGCGCTTCGACCGGCGCCTACGAAGCCCATGAAAAGCGCGACGGCGGCGAACGCTACGGCGGCAAGGGCGTGCAGGGCGCCGTGGACGCGGTCAATGGTGAGCTGTTCGACGCGCTGTCGGGGATGGACGCGACCGAGCAGGTTCTGATCGACACCATCATGATCGACCTCGATGGGACAGAGACCAAAGAGCGCTTCGGTGCGAATGCCATTCTCGGCGTCTCGCTCGCCGTTGCCAAAGCTGCCGCCGAGGCGGTGGAACAACCGCTCTACCGCTACGTCGGCGGCACGCTGGCGCGCGACCTGCCGGTGCCGATGATGAACATCGTCAACGGCGGCGCGCACGCCGACAATCCGATCGACGTGCAGGAATTCATGATCATGCCGGTGGGCGCGGCCAACATCGCCGACGCCGTGCGCATGGGCGCCGATGTCTTCCGTCATTTGAAAAGCCATCTGAAAAAGGCCGGCCACAGCACCAACGTGGGCGACGAGGGCGGTTTCGCGCCCAACTTGAAGAGCACCAACGAAGCGCTCGACTTCGTCATGCAGGCCATCGTCGAGGCCGGGTACACGCCGGGAGAAGACATCGTGCTGGC encodes the following:
- the eno gene encoding phosphopyruvate hydratase, translating into MTAIIDILGREIIDSRGNPTVEVDVTLESGARGRAAVPSGASTGAYEAHEKRDGGERYGGKGVQGAVDAVNGELFDALSGMDATEQVLIDTIMIDLDGTETKERFGANAILGVSLAVAKAAAEAVEQPLYRYVGGTLARDLPVPMMNIVNGGAHADNPIDVQEFMIMPVGAANIADAVRMGADVFRHLKSHLKKAGHSTNVGDEGGFAPNLKSTNEALDFVMQAIVEAGYTPGEDIVLALDAAATEFHKGGKYVLEGTGETFDADAMVRMYEKLVADYPIRSIEDGMAEDDWDGWAALTQAIGEKVQLVGDDLFVTNPKRLAQGIAKGTANAILVKVNQIGTLTETLQAVEMAHKAGYRAVMSHRSGETEDSTIADLAVATNCGQIKTGSLSRSDRTAKYNQLIRIEEELGPAAHYPGLAVLR